The DNA region GGTGTTGTCTTTACCGCTCGCCTTCAGAGCCGCTTCGCCAGCGAAGTACTCTTTGTGGTTGTCGCCGATGTCGGAGCCAGCCATGTTCTGGTGCTTGACGCAGGCGATGCCCTGGCGCAGTTCCTGACGCTGTACGCCTTTGACGTAGGCCAGCATGCCCTGGTCGGCGAAGTACCCTTTGGCCAGGTTGTCGGTGGACAGCGCGGCGGTGTGGTAGGTCGGCAGGGTGATCAGGTGGTGGAAGATGCCGGCGTGAGCCGAACCGTCGCGCTGGAAGGTGCGGATCTTCTCGTCTGCAACCTGGGCCAGTTCGGTTTCGTCGTACTCGACGCTCATCAGCTTGGCGCGGTCGTAGGCGGAAACGTCCTTGCCTTCGGCGACGAACGCGTCGAACACCTGCTGGCGGAAGTTCAGGGTCCAGTTGAAGGACGGGCTGTTGTTGTAGACCAGCTTGGCGTTCGGGATGACCTGACGGATGCGGTCAACCATGCCCTTGATCTGGCCAACGTGCGGCTTCTCGGTTTCGATCCACAGCAGGTCGGCGCCGTTCTGCAGGCTGGTGATGCAGTCCAGTACGCAGCGGTCTTCGCCAGTGCCGGCACGGAACTGGAACAGGTTGGACGGCAGGCGCTTGGGACGCAGCAGCTTGCCTTCGCGGTTGATCACCACGTCGCCGTTCTTCAGCTCGGCAGGAGTGATTTCTTCGCAATCCAGGAAGGAGTTGTACTGGTCGCCCAGGTCGCCCGGCTGCTTGGTCACGGCGATCTGCTTGGTCAGGCCGGCACCCAGGGAGTCGGTACGGGCAACGATCACGCCGTCGTCAACGCCCAGCTCGAGGAAGGCGTAGCGAACTGCGTTGATCTTGGCGAGGAAGTCTTCGTGCGGAACGGTCACTTTGCCGTCCTGGTGGCCGCACTGCTTCTCGTCGGAAACCTGGTTCTCGATCTGGATGCAGCAGGCACCCGCTTCGATCATCTTCTTGGCCAGCAGGTAGGTGGCTTCCGGGTTACCGAAGCCAGCGTCGATGTCGGCGATGATCGGAACGACGTGGGTTTCGTAGCCGTCGATCTGAGCCTGGATCTCGTCGGCCTTGACCTTGTCGCCAGCGGCGCGGGCAGCGTCCAGGGCGGTGAAGAGCAGGTCCAGTTCGCGGGCGTCAGCCTGGCGCAGGAAGGTGTAGAGCTCTTCGATCAGGCCGGAAACGGCGGTTTTCTCGTGCATCGACTGGTCCGGCAGCGGGCCGAAGTCGGAACGCAGGGCCGCGACCATCCAGCCGGACAGGTAGAGGTAGCGCTTGTTGGTGGTCTTCAGGTGCTTCTTGATGGAGATCAGCTTCTGCTGACCGATGAAGCCGTGCCAGCAGCCCAGGGACTGGGTGTAGACGGAGGCGTCGGCGTCGTATTCGGCCATGTCCTTGCGCATGATGGCCGCGGTGTACTTGGCGATGTCCAGACCGGTCTTGAAGCGGTTCTGGGCGCGCATACGGGCGACGGATTCCGGGTTGATAGCGCTCCAGCTGTTGCCTGCGGCTTCTTTCAGAGCGGCAACTGCCTTGATGTCGTTTTGATATGCGGACATGGTCAATCCTTCAAATGTGTTTGGTTGAGCACCGACTTCCCCCTGTGAAGCCCTGGAAGGCATCACGGGTAGCTCACCACAGAACGTCGAGAATGTGACCGGTACGAGTAGGACACTCGAGAGGAGGGGTGACGAGACGAGCGGTACAGATGACTTCGCTCTCCGGCCTGCTCGCCTTCGGCTCGTGGATGCCTTGGCGTATCAGGTTCGGTTGGATCGTCGATCTGGCTGCTGCGTTAAACGCTTCCCCGTCCCTCAGGACAACTTCGTTCCAGTCGCAACCTCGTCGAACTGCCTTGTGGGCTGTAACAACACGGGACGGCTCGAAGGTATTGAGCGCGGCCCGGGAGCCCGTTGCAGGGCCCCTGGTTAGCGGGAGCGGGGCCATGATGCGCTTCAAACAAGTGTTCGTCAAACGTTTTGTAGTGATTTTTTCGCACTACTACATAAGTCTTAAGAACGACCGATTGGTCAGGGAAAGGGTGGGTCAGTCGAGGCTGTCGACCTTCAGGCGCATGGTCATGTTTTCGCCGCCCTGGGTGCTGCGGCGCTGCAGGAAGCCGCTGTCGTCGGACTGGCTGGACTGATTGACGCCGCCGACCGTGATCCACTCGCCGAGACGACCGCTGACGCGGGTATCGGTGCTCTGCACATCGATCACGCCGGGCTGGGACTGGCTCAGGCGGTCGCTGTTGCTGCTGATGCTGACGTGGACGATGTCGCCGGTGACGCTGGCGGTGACATAGAAGCCGCGGGTCACGTTGCGGTATTCGGTGTTGCTGTAGACCTGCCCGTAGGGGCCGGTGCTGGCGGTGGTGATGGGAACGCTCTGGCCGACCTGGATCAGCGCCGGGTAGCCCTCGCTGGCCTGGACCTGTTGCACGCCGCCGCCGCGGCTGTCGGTGCTGCGGCGGATGATGCGCACCTGGTCGCGGCCGCGCACCTCGCCACGCCCGGCTTCCACATCGACGCCGCCTACGCTGGCCGAGCCGTTGACCGCGTAGCCGCGATCGTCCTGGTAGTTGCTGTCGCTGGTGTCCACCGAGATCAGCAGACGCTTGGGCGCGGTGTCCAGCTGGCCAAGGACCTTGCGCAGTTCCTGGATCTTCGCCGGCTCGGCATTGACGATCAGCTGGTTGCCGTAGGCGCTGACGCGGCCTTCGTTGCCGAGCACCGATTGCACCACGGGCATCACGTCCTCGGCGGTGCGGTAATTGAGCGGGATCACCTCGGTCGCGGCCTGGAGCGGCAGGCTCAGGGCAAGGAGCAGGGCGGCGAGGAGCGCGCGTGGGGTCATAACAGGAAACTCCGCAGGTCGGGATCGCTGACGCTCTGCTCCCAGGCCTGGTCGAACTGGGCCTGGCGCAGGCGGCAGCGCCCGGGGTCGTTGTACAGAGCGTAGCCGGAGAAGCTGTCCAGTTCCGGACGCAGCAGCAGGCCGCGATCATCCACCAGCAGGTAGGCGCACTCTTCGTTGGAGTGATCGGGGTTGAGTTTGCGGATCTGGCTGTTGCTGGACAGGCGGCGCACCAGGTTGAGCAGGCGATGGCCTTCCTTTACCGGGCGCGTGACGTCACGTATCAGGATGCGCAGGCGGTTGCGCGGGTTGGCCAGGAGGAAGCGGGTGCAGGCGTCCTGGATGCTGCTGTGGTGGTAGAGCCAGGCTTCGAGGTCCGGCGTGTAGAAACAAAGGTTGCGCTGCGCCTGCTGCAGCAGGGCGAGGGCGTGGGGGCGTGCATCGTCGGGTTTGGCGAAGCGCTGCAGGTCGGTGTGTTCGCCAAGGGTGTAGGGCGCTGGCTCCCAGGGGGCCGGCTCGCGCAGATCCGGGACCGGGTTGTGGACCTCGAAACGCCCCGGTGACTGGAATTCGATGGCCGGCAATTCGGCATCGGGCTCTTGGTTTTCCGGGGCGTTGGGTTCCATGTCGACCTCTACTGGCTGTCGCGCACCATGTCCACGTGGGGGATGCCGGCTTCGAGGAACTCGCCGCTGACGACGCGGAAGCCGTGGCGCTCATAGAAGGGGGTGGCGTGCACCTGGGCGGAGAGCATCTGCTGCTTGAGGCCGCGACGCTCCGCTTCGGCGATCACTGCTTCCAGCAGGCGGTCGCCGACCCGCAGGCCGCGCCAGTCCTTGAGCACCGATACGCGGCCGATGTGACCATCGGGCAGCAGGCGCGCGGTGCCGATGGCGTAGTCACGCTCCAGGGCGAGGAAGTGGACCGCGTCGACGTCTTCCGCATCCCATTCCTGCTCCGGCGCCACCGCCTGTTCGGCGATGAACACGGTTTCACGGATGCGGCGCAGGTCGGCATTGTCCTTCTGCCAATCGGCGATGCGGACGTGTATCTCACTCATCGGCAAACTCCAGACTTCCTTGCTTGACCAATTCCCACAGAAGCTTACGCCCGTCCTCGTCGGCCAGCCATTGGCCGAGGTTGTCGATGTGCAGTGCGTCGCTGGCGCAGACCAGTTTCAGCAGCTCGCGCAGGCTGCTGGGCAGCAGGCGGCTCTGGCCGCTGGCGAAGAGCACCAGGCCGATATCCACTTCGGACCAGGCCATGCGGGCGCTGGGGTTGCGGATCAGCACGGCGCCATCTTCCAGGGCGCCGACGAACTCGTCTTCTTCCACTTCGGTGCCGGCGACCAGCTCGGGATAGCGCGGCTCGGTCATGAACTGGCCGAACCAGGTCAGCAGCAGGCGTTCGTCGCTCATGTGCTCGGCCAGCAGGGCCTTGAGGCGGTCGAGGGAGTCCTGCTGGATCTGGTAGGGGTCGCTGACCGGCGCGATGTCGGCATCGCTGTAGCGTTCTTCGTCCGGGATGAACTGGGCGAGGAAGTCGGTGAAATGGGTCAGTACTTCAGCGGCGCTGGGTGCGCGGAAGCCGACCGAGTAGGTCATGCAGTCGTCCTCGGCGATGCCGAAGTGGGCCAGGCGCGGCGGCAGGTAGAGCATGTCGCCCGGTTCCAGCACCCATTCATCGGTGCCCTGGAAGTCGGCGAGGATGCGCAGGTCGGCGTGGGGCAGCAGCGGGCTCGAGGCGTCGCACATCTGGCCGATCTTCCAGCGGCGCTGGCCATGGGCCTGGAGCAGGAAAACGTCGTAGTTGTCGTAATGCGGGCCAACACCGCCGCCGGGTGCGGCGAAGCTGACCATGATGTCGTCGATGCGCCAGCTGGGCAGGAAGCGGAAATGCTCCAGCAGTTCGGCGACTTCCGGGACGAACTGGTCGACGGACTGGACGAGGAGGGTCCAGTCCTTTTCCGGCAGGTCCTGGTAGGTGTCTTCGGAGAACGGGCCGCGACGCAGCTCCCACGGGTGCTCGCCATGTTCGATCACCAGGCGCGATTCGACTTCCTCTTCCAGGGACAGGCCGGCCAGCTCGTCGGGGGAGATGGGGCTCTCGTAGTCCGGGATGGCCTGGCGGATCAGCAGGGGTTTCTTCTGCCAGTAGTCGCGGAGGAATTCACGGGCGGAGATGCCGCCGAGGATTTGCAGGGGGAGATCGGAAGTCATGGCGGAACCTTTCAAATAAAAACGCCCGGCACAGCCGGGCGTGCAAGGGGGCGATAGCCGTCAGATACGCTTGGCCTGGGCCGCCGCGTTGCCGATGTAGGCGGCGGGGGTCAGCTTGCGCAGTTCGGCCTTGGCTTCGGCCGGCATGTCGAGGTCGTCGATGAAAGTCTGCAGCGCTTCGGGGCTGATGCCCTTGCCGCGGGTCAGTTCCTTCAGCTTCTCGTAGGGGTTTTCGATGGCGTAGCGGCGCATCACGGTCTGGATCGGTTCGGCGAGGACTTCCCAGCAGGCGTCCAGGTCGGCGGCGATGCGTGCTTCGTTCAGCTCGAGCTTGCCGATGCCCTTGAGGCTGGCTTCGTAGGCGATGACGCTGTGGGCGAAGCCGACGCCGAGGTTGCGCAGCACGGTGGAGTCGGTCAGGTCGCGCTGCCAGCGGGAGATCGGCAGCTTGCTGGCCAGGTGCTGGAACAGGGCGTTGGCGATGCCGAGGTTGCCTTCGGAGTTCTCGAAGTCGATCGGGTTGACCTTGTGCGGCATGGTCGAGGAGCCGATCTCGCCGGCGACGGTCTTCTGCTTGAAGTAGCCGAGGGAGATGTAGCCCCAGACGTCGCGATCGAAGTCGATGAGGATGGTGTTGAAGCGGGCGATGGCATCGAACAGCTCGGCGATGTAGTCGTGCGGCTCGATCTGGGTGGTGTAGGGGTTGAAGCTCAGGCCCAGGTCACCTTCGATGAATTCACGGGCGTTGGCTTCCCAGTCGATTTCCGGGTAGGCCGAGAGGTGGGCGTTGTAGTTGCCCACGGCGCCGTTGATCTTGCCCAGCAGCGGTACGGCGGCTACCTGGGCGATCTGGCGCTCCAGGCGGTAGACGACGTTGGCCAGTTCCTTGCCCAGTGTGGTGGGGGAGGCGGGCTGGCCGTGGGTGCGGGAGAGCATCGGCACGTCTGCGAAGCGGATCGCCAGCTCACGGATGGCGTTGGCGGTCTGGCGCATCAGCGGCAGCAGCACGCCGTTGCGGCCTTCGCGCAGCATCAGGGCGTGGGACAGGTTGTTGATGTCCTCGCTGGTGCAGGCGAAGTGGATGAACTCGCTGACCTTGGCCAGTTCCGGCAGCTTGGCGGCCTGCTCCTTGAGCAGGTACTCCACGGCCTTGACGTCGTGGTTGGTGGTGCGCTCGATTTCCTTGATGCGCTCGGCGTGCTCCAGCTGGAAGTTCTCGGCCAGCTCGTTCAGCAGGGCGTTGGCTTCGGCGGAGAAGGGGGCGACTTCCGGAACGCCGGCGTGGGCGGCAAGGCGTTGCAGCCAGCGGACTTCGACCTGCACGCGGAAGCGGATCAGGCCATATTCACTGAAGATCGGGCGCAGTGCGCTGGTTTTGCCGGCGTAGCGGCCATCGACGGGGGAAACCGCGGTGAGCGAGGAGAGCTGCATGGGGCGTTCTCGGACAATCGGTCAACGAAAAGGGCGCACATCATACACGAAAACCGGCCCCGATAACGCGAGCGGGCTTGCGCCGTTCGGCGCTTGCCCGCGAATTCAGTTGCGCAGCATGGGGTAGAGCTCGCCCAGCAGCTTGCGGCGGCTGAACAGCAACTGCCAGCGATGGCCGCCGAGTTGGCGCCAGAGGCGGGCGGAGCGGATGCCGGTGAGCAGCAGGGCGCGGATCTTGGCGGCATTGCTGGGTTGTTGCAGGTGGCGCATGTCGCCATGGACCTGGATGCGCTGGCGGAAGGTGCTGAGGGTGTCCTGGTAGAGGCTGCCGCACGAGGCGATGACGTTGTCGTGGACGACGCCGAAGTGCTGCGTCTGCTGCTGGATCTGGTCGAGCCGGCTGCCGATCAGTTGCAGCATGTCCTCGCGCTTGTTCAGCTGGCGCTCCAGGGTCAGCAGCGACAGGGCGTAGCGCAGCGGTTCGCGCTGCAGGCTGCTGGGCTCGCGTTCCAGGGCGCTGATCAGGGCCTTGTAGCCGTCGCGCAGGTTGATGTCGTCGCCGCCATAGACGTCCAGGGTGTTCTTCGGGTCGCGAACCAGCAGGCTGCCGAGCATGCAGCCCAGCGGCGCTTCGCTGACCTGGCCGGTCTTGGCGATCTTGTCCACCAGCACGGCGGCTTCGAACACGGCGCCCAGTGCTACGAGTTGTTCCTGCAGGGGCGTCATGGGCGGCGCACCTCGGCGCCCCAGGCTTCGGCCGTTTCGATCACGCCGCCACCCAGGCAGATTTCGCCGTCATAGAAGACGACCGACTGGCCGGGCGTTACAGCCCTCTGGGGGTCGTCGAAGACTGCACGGTAGCCATTGGCGGTGCGCTCCAGGGTGCAGGCCTGGTCGCTCTGCCGGTAGCGGACCTTGGCGGTCAGGGGGCGGGGCTGGTCGAGCTCGATCGGGTTGACCCAGAAAATCTCCGAGACGAGCAGCGCGCGGGAGAACAGCCAGGGGTGTTCGTTGCCCTGGCCGACGACCAGTACGTTGCGCGCGACGTCCTTGGCCAGGACGTACCAGGGTTCGTCGCTGGCGTCCTTCATGCCGCCGATGCCAAGGCCCTGGCGCTGGCCGATGGTGTGGTACATCAGGCCGTGGTGGCGGCCGATGACTTCGCCATCGGTGGTTTCGATGTCGCCGGGCTGGGCCGGCAGGTATTGCTTGAGGAAGTCGCTGAAGCGGCGCTCACCGATGAAGCAGATGCCGGTGGAGTCCTTCTTCTTCGCGGTGGCCAGGCCGTGTTTCTCGGCGATGGCGCGGACTTCGGGCTTTTCCAGTTCGCCGACGGGGAACAGGGTGCGGGCGATTTCCTTGCCGCCGACGGCGTGGAGGAAGTAGCTCTGGTCCTTGTTCGGGTCCAGGCCCTTGAGCAGTTCGGTGCGGCCGTCGACGTCGCGGCGACGCACGTAATGGCCGGTGGCGATGAGGTCGGCACCGAGCATCAGGGCGTAGTCGAGGAAGGCTTTGAACTTGATCTCGCGGTTGCAGAGGATGTCCGGGTTGGGCGTGCGGCCCGCCTTGTATTCGGCGAGGAAGTGCTCGAACACGTTGTCCCAGTACTCGGCGGCGAAGTTGGCTGTGTGCAGCTTGATGCCGATGCGATCGCACACGGCCTGGGCGTCCGCCAGGTCTTCCTTGGCGGTGCAGTATTCGGTGCCGTCGTCCTCGTCCCAGTTCTTCATGAACAGGCCTTCCACCTGGTAACCCTGTTCCATCAGCAGGAGGGCGGAAACGGAAGAGTCCACGCCGCCGGACATGCCGACGATCACGCGGGTTTTGGCTGTATCGGACATAAGACTCTGGGACTGCTGCAAAAAAGAACGGGATTCTAACAGGTGCGGTCGGCTCGGGCGATCACGCCGGGTCGCGGATCAGGCTCAGGGGGAAGCGTTCTCCGGCCAGGTAGTCGTCGATGCAGCGGATGATCAGTGGGCTGCGCCATTGTTCGCGGTGGGCCAGGAGCTCGTCTCGGGTCAGCCAGCGCGGGCCGATGATGCCGGTGTCGAGCTCGCGCTCGGGGCGTTGGCGCAGCGGGCGTGCGGCGAAGCAGACGCGCTGGTAGGTCACGCCGTTGCTCGGCGCGGTATAGAGGTAGATGCCGGTGACGGCGGTCAACTCGACGTCCCAGCCGGTTTCCTCGAGGGTTTCGCGCAGGGCGGCCTGGATGAGACTTTCGTCGGCTTCCAAGTGGCCGGCAGGCTGGTTTAATACCGCCCGGCCATCCGATATCTCCTCGACCATCAGAAAACGGCCCTGGTCTTCTACCAGGGTGGCGACTGTGACATGGGGGGTGAAGCGCATGGGATCCTCCTCGGTGGGCGACCAATCTTAGTCATCCGCAGAGGGGGAGGCGAGAGGAGCGGCAATCCGGAAGCAAGCTGCTAGGATGAATAGCGCTTGCTCAGGTGGCCATGTGTAGCGATGTTGTAGTTTGACTACATGCACGGCTAAAGCACAGGTTTCATGCGGGTTTAACTGCCAGCCCGATCTGCATAAACAAGGAAAAGTGCGTGACTTTCTGTAGAAAAACTACAAGAATGTGCCGCCTTTCCGAGACCCAAGATCCATCCGTCGCGCCGACCGCGTGATGGTTGTCAGACCACGAGAACTACGGAGTCCAGCATGGGATACCAAAAGATCCAGGTGCCTGCTACCGGTGACAAAATCACCGTCAATGCCGATATGTCCCTGAACGTCCCGAACAACCCGATCATCCCCTTCATCGAAGGCGATGGCATCGGCGTCGACATCAGCCCAGTCATGATCAAGGTGGTGGATGCCGCCGTTGCCAAGGCCTACAACGGCACTCGCAAGATCTCCTGGATGGAAGTCTACGCTGGCGAGAAGGCCACCCAGGTCTACGACCAGGACACCTGGCTGCCGAAAGAAACCCTGGAAGCGGTACGTGACTACGTCGTTTCCATCAAAGGCCCGCTGACCACTCCGGTCGGTGGTGGCATCCGCTCCCTGAACGTGGCCCTGCGCCAGGAGCTGGACCTGTATGTTTGCCAGCGTCCCGTTCGCTGGTTCGAAGGCGTGCCCAGCCCGGTCAAGAAGCCCGGTGACGTGGACATGGTGATCTTCCGCGAGAACTCGGAAGACATCTACGCAGGCGTCGAGTGGAAAGCGGGTTCCCCCGAGGCCGAGAAGGTCATCAAGTTCCTCACCGAGGAAATGGGCGTCAAGAAGATTCGCTTCACCGAAAACTGCGGTATCGGCATCAAGCCGGTTTCCCTGGAAGGCACCAAGCGTCTCGTGCGCAAGGCCCTGCAGTACGCCGTGGACAACGATCGCAGCTCCGTGACCATCGTCCACAAAGGCAACATCATGAAGTTCACCGAAGGTGCCTTCAAAGAGTGGGGCTACGAAGTCGCGCGTGAAGAGTTCGGCGCCGAGCTGCTGGATGGCGGCCCGTGGATGCAGTTCAAGAACCCGAACACCGGCAAGAACATCGTGGTGAAAGACGCCATCGCCGACGCCATGCTGCAGCAGATCCTGCTGCGTCCGGCCGAGTACGACGTGATCGCCACCCTGAACCTGAACGGTGACTACCTGTCCGACGCCCTGGCGGCCGAGGTGGGTGGGATCGGTATCGCTCCGGGTGCCAACCTGTCCGACACCATCGCCATGTTCGAAGCGACCCACGGCACTGCGCCCAAGTACGCTGGCCAGGACAAGGTCAACCCGGGTTCGGTCATCCTCTCCGCCGAGATGATGCTGCGCCACATGGGCTGGACCGAGGCTGCCGACCTGATCATCAAGGGCACCAACGGTGCCATCGCTGCGAAGACCGTGACTTACGACTTCGAGCGCCTGATGGACGGTGCCAAGCTGGTTTCCTGCTCTGGCTTCGGCGACGCCACCATCGCTCACATGTGAGACTGATGGCGTAACGAAAAGGCCGGTCATCATGACCGGCCTTTTTTATGCCCTAAGGAATGGGCTCAAGCTTCGACCGTGCTGCCCTGGGGGAGGCTGGCAGTGGCGGCAGGTGCTTCGGAGTTTGCCGTGACCGTACTGATGTTCACGGCGTGCAGGCCTTTGGGGCCCTGGATGATATCGAAGCTTACCGGTTGGCCAGCTTTCAAGGTTTTGTAACCATCCATCTGGATGGCCGAATAATGGGCGAACAGGTCCTCATCTCGGCCGTCAGCGAGGATAAATCCATAGCCCTTGGCGTTGTTGAACCACTTGACCTTACCGCTAACCATGCTGATATCCCTCTGCAAAGGACTCCATCACTGGAGTATCATCCACTTCGACCCCGCGCCTGTTTCGACCGAATGGACGAGGGTGCGGAACCCCTGATACCCGTAGGTGGGTATCCATTGTTTGTAACACCGTTTTGCCTTTAGTCAAGGCGATGCAGCGACCAGCTGAGAAGCGGGTCAAAGTCCAAACGGCGTCTCCCTTTCGCCTATCAAGAAGCTTTATTCCAGCATGCATGCAAGCAGCCAGATTCGACTAACATTCAATCAGGATCGCCCTGAGCATCATGGGGGCGACGACACAGGTCTGGTCGTCCAGGAAGCCAAGCCGATCCTTCAGGCGCCACCTATGTATAAGGTGGTCATGTTTAACGATGACTACACGCCGATGGATTTCGTCGTCGAGGTGCTTGAGGTGTTCTTCAACCACAACCGCGAGACGGCGACCAAGGTCATGCTGACCGTTCACACCGAGGGGCGGGCGGTCTGTGGGGTGTTTACACGCGATATTGCTGAAACCAAGGCTATGCAGGTGAATCAATACGCGAGAGAGAGTCAGCATCCGCTACTCTGTGAGATCGAGAAGGACGGTTAACGCCGACCGCTTGGGTATGAGGTGAAGCTATGTTAAACCGTGAGCTCGAAGTCACCCTCAATCTTGCCTTCAAGGAGGCCCGCGCCAAGCGTCATGAGTTCATGACGGTCGAGCATCTGTTGCTTGCCCTTCTTGATAACGATGCCGCTTCTGCAGTGCTGAAAGCCTGTGGTGCGAACCTGGACAAGCTGCGGCATGACCTGCAGGAATTCATTGACTCCACTACGCCGCTGATTCCC from Pseudomonas tohonis includes:
- a CDS encoding isocitrate lyase, encoding MSAYQNDIKAVAALKEAAGNSWSAINPESVARMRAQNRFKTGLDIAKYTAAIMRKDMAEYDADASVYTQSLGCWHGFIGQQKLISIKKHLKTTNKRYLYLSGWMVAALRSDFGPLPDQSMHEKTAVSGLIEELYTFLRQADARELDLLFTALDAARAAGDKVKADEIQAQIDGYETHVVPIIADIDAGFGNPEATYLLAKKMIEAGACCIQIENQVSDEKQCGHQDGKVTVPHEDFLAKINAVRYAFLELGVDDGVIVARTDSLGAGLTKQIAVTKQPGDLGDQYNSFLDCEEITPAELKNGDVVINREGKLLRPKRLPSNLFQFRAGTGEDRCVLDCITSLQNGADLLWIETEKPHVGQIKGMVDRIRQVIPNAKLVYNNSPSFNWTLNFRQQVFDAFVAEGKDVSAYDRAKLMSVEYDETELAQVADEKIRTFQRDGSAHAGIFHHLITLPTYHTAALSTDNLAKGYFADQGMLAYVKGVQRQELRQGIACVKHQNMAGSDIGDNHKEYFAGEAALKASGKDNTMNQFH
- a CDS encoding secretin N-terminal domain-containing protein; translation: MTPRALLAALLLALSLPLQAATEVIPLNYRTAEDVMPVVQSVLGNEGRVSAYGNQLIVNAEPAKIQELRKVLGQLDTAPKRLLISVDTSDSNYQDDRGYAVNGSASVGGVDVEAGRGEVRGRDQVRIIRRSTDSRGGGVQQVQASEGYPALIQVGQSVPITTASTGPYGQVYSNTEYRNVTRGFYVTASVTGDIVHVSISSNSDRLSQSQPGVIDVQSTDTRVSGRLGEWITVGGVNQSSQSDDSGFLQRRSTQGGENMTMRLKVDSLD
- a CDS encoding histone acetyltransferase HPA2; translated protein: MEPNAPENQEPDAELPAIEFQSPGRFEVHNPVPDLREPAPWEPAPYTLGEHTDLQRFAKPDDARPHALALLQQAQRNLCFYTPDLEAWLYHHSSIQDACTRFLLANPRNRLRILIRDVTRPVKEGHRLLNLVRRLSSNSQIRKLNPDHSNEECAYLLVDDRGLLLRPELDSFSGYALYNDPGRCRLRQAQFDQAWEQSVSDPDLRSFLL
- a CDS encoding GNAT family N-acetyltransferase; this translates as MSEIHVRIADWQKDNADLRRIRETVFIAEQAVAPEQEWDAEDVDAVHFLALERDYAIGTARLLPDGHIGRVSVLKDWRGLRVGDRLLEAVIAEAERRGLKQQMLSAQVHATPFYERHGFRVVSGEFLEAGIPHVDMVRDSQ
- a CDS encoding cupin domain-containing protein, giving the protein MTSDLPLQILGGISAREFLRDYWQKKPLLIRQAIPDYESPISPDELAGLSLEEEVESRLVIEHGEHPWELRRGPFSEDTYQDLPEKDWTLLVQSVDQFVPEVAELLEHFRFLPSWRIDDIMVSFAAPGGGVGPHYDNYDVFLLQAHGQRRWKIGQMCDASSPLLPHADLRILADFQGTDEWVLEPGDMLYLPPRLAHFGIAEDDCMTYSVGFRAPSAAEVLTHFTDFLAQFIPDEERYSDADIAPVSDPYQIQQDSLDRLKALLAEHMSDERLLLTWFGQFMTEPRYPELVAGTEVEEDEFVGALEDGAVLIRNPSARMAWSEVDIGLVLFASGQSRLLPSSLRELLKLVCASDALHIDNLGQWLADEDGRKLLWELVKQGSLEFADE
- the purB gene encoding adenylosuccinate lyase, which gives rise to MQLSSLTAVSPVDGRYAGKTSALRPIFSEYGLIRFRVQVEVRWLQRLAAHAGVPEVAPFSAEANALLNELAENFQLEHAERIKEIERTTNHDVKAVEYLLKEQAAKLPELAKVSEFIHFACTSEDINNLSHALMLREGRNGVLLPLMRQTANAIRELAIRFADVPMLSRTHGQPASPTTLGKELANVVYRLERQIAQVAAVPLLGKINGAVGNYNAHLSAYPEIDWEANAREFIEGDLGLSFNPYTTQIEPHDYIAELFDAIARFNTILIDFDRDVWGYISLGYFKQKTVAGEIGSSTMPHKVNPIDFENSEGNLGIANALFQHLASKLPISRWQRDLTDSTVLRNLGVGFAHSVIAYEASLKGIGKLELNEARIAADLDACWEVLAEPIQTVMRRYAIENPYEKLKELTRGKGISPEALQTFIDDLDMPAEAKAELRKLTPAAYIGNAAAQAKRI
- the hflD gene encoding high frequency lysogenization protein HflD, which produces MTPLQEQLVALGAVFEAAVLVDKIAKTGQVSEAPLGCMLGSLLVRDPKNTLDVYGGDDINLRDGYKALISALEREPSSLQREPLRYALSLLTLERQLNKREDMLQLIGSRLDQIQQQTQHFGVVHDNVIASCGSLYQDTLSTFRQRIQVHGDMRHLQQPSNAAKIRALLLTGIRSARLWRQLGGHRWQLLFSRRKLLGELYPMLRN
- the mnmA gene encoding tRNA 2-thiouridine(34) synthase MnmA; its protein translation is MSDTAKTRVIVGMSGGVDSSVSALLLMEQGYQVEGLFMKNWDEDDGTEYCTAKEDLADAQAVCDRIGIKLHTANFAAEYWDNVFEHFLAEYKAGRTPNPDILCNREIKFKAFLDYALMLGADLIATGHYVRRRDVDGRTELLKGLDPNKDQSYFLHAVGGKEIARTLFPVGELEKPEVRAIAEKHGLATAKKKDSTGICFIGERRFSDFLKQYLPAQPGDIETTDGEVIGRHHGLMYHTIGQRQGLGIGGMKDASDEPWYVLAKDVARNVLVVGQGNEHPWLFSRALLVSEIFWVNPIELDQPRPLTAKVRYRQSDQACTLERTANGYRAVFDDPQRAVTPGQSVVFYDGEICLGGGVIETAEAWGAEVRRP
- a CDS encoding NUDIX hydrolase encodes the protein MRFTPHVTVATLVEDQGRFLMVEEISDGRAVLNQPAGHLEADESLIQAALRETLEETGWDVELTAVTGIYLYTAPSNGVTYQRVCFAARPLRQRPERELDTGIIGPRWLTRDELLAHREQWRSPLIIRCIDDYLAGERFPLSLIRDPA
- the icd gene encoding NADP-dependent isocitrate dehydrogenase encodes the protein MGYQKIQVPATGDKITVNADMSLNVPNNPIIPFIEGDGIGVDISPVMIKVVDAAVAKAYNGTRKISWMEVYAGEKATQVYDQDTWLPKETLEAVRDYVVSIKGPLTTPVGGGIRSLNVALRQELDLYVCQRPVRWFEGVPSPVKKPGDVDMVIFRENSEDIYAGVEWKAGSPEAEKVIKFLTEEMGVKKIRFTENCGIGIKPVSLEGTKRLVRKALQYAVDNDRSSVTIVHKGNIMKFTEGAFKEWGYEVAREEFGAELLDGGPWMQFKNPNTGKNIVVKDAIADAMLQQILLRPAEYDVIATLNLNGDYLSDALAAEVGGIGIAPGANLSDTIAMFEATHGTAPKYAGQDKVNPGSVILSAEMMLRHMGWTEAADLIIKGTNGAIAAKTVTYDFERLMDGAKLVSCSGFGDATIAHM
- the cspD gene encoding cold shock domain-containing protein CspD, with the translated sequence MVSGKVKWFNNAKGYGFILADGRDEDLFAHYSAIQMDGYKTLKAGQPVSFDIIQGPKGLHAVNISTVTANSEAPAATASLPQGSTVEA
- the clpS gene encoding ATP-dependent Clp protease adapter ClpS; protein product: MHASSQIRLTFNQDRPEHHGGDDTGLVVQEAKPILQAPPMYKVVMFNDDYTPMDFVVEVLEVFFNHNRETATKVMLTVHTEGRAVCGVFTRDIAETKAMQVNQYARESQHPLLCEIEKDG